In one Lolium rigidum isolate FL_2022 chromosome 3, APGP_CSIRO_Lrig_0.1, whole genome shotgun sequence genomic region, the following are encoded:
- the LOC124698337 gene encoding divinyl chlorophyllide a 8-vinyl-reductase, chloroplastic-like: MAALLLSSRLPTATAPTSTSAPRPSPRFISFPVTPAKSCRRHRGRIVASSATSPPAPTPAAAQPFRSLPPSETTVLVTGATGYIGRYVVRELLRRGHRVLAVARPRSGIRGKNSQEDVIADLAPARVVFSDVTDPDALRADLSEHGPVHAAVCCLASRGGGVQDSWRVDYRATLHTLQAARSLGAAHFVLLSAVCVQKPLLEFQRAKLRFEDELAAEAARDAAFTYSVVRPTAFFKSLGGQVEVVKKGNPYVMFGDGKLCACKPISEEDLASFIADCIFDQDKANKVLPIGGPGKALTPLEQGEMLFRLLGREPKFIKVPIQIMDGVIWVLDGLAKVFPGLEDAAEFGKIGRYYASESMLVLDPETGEYSDELTPSYGTDTLEQFFDKVIREGMAGQELGEQTIF, from the coding sequence ATGGCggcgctgctcctctcctcccgcCTCCCCACCGCCACGgcccccacctccacctccgcaccTCGCCCCTCTCCCCGCTTCATCTCATTCCCCGTCACTCCCGCCAAGTCTTGCCGCCGCCACCGGGGCCGTAtcgtcgcctcctccgccactTCCCCGCCGGCGCCCACCCCGGCCGCGGCCCAGCCCTTCCGCTCGCTGCCCCCCTCCGAGACCACGGTCCTCGTCACGGGCGCCACGGGCTACATCGGCCGCTACGTCGTCCGCGAGCTGCTGCGCCGCGGCCACCGCGTGCTCGCCGTCGCGCGCCCCCGCAGCGGCATCCGCGGCAAGAACTCGCAGGAGGACGTCATCGCCGACCTCGCCCCAGCCcgcgtcgtcttctccgacgtcACGGACCCGGACGCCCTCCGCGCCGACCTCTCCGAGCACGGCCCGGTCCACGCCGCGGTCTGCTGCCTCGCGAGCCGCGGCGGCGGGGTGCAGGACTCGTGGCGCGTCGACTACCGCGCCACACTCCACACACTCCAGGCCGCGCGGAGCCTCGGCGCGGCCCACTTCGTGCTCCTCTCCGCGGTCTGCGTCCAGAAGCCGCTGCTCGAGTTCCAGCGCGCCAAGCTCCGGTTCGAGGACGAGCTGGCCGCCGAGGCGGCCCGGGACGCGGCATTCACCTACAGCGTCGTCCGCCCCACCGCCTTCTTCAAGAGCCTCGGCGGCCAGGTCGAGGTCGTCAAGAAGGGCAACCCCTACGTCATGTTCGGCGACGGCAAGCTCTGCGCCTGCAAGCCCATCAGCGAGGAGGACCTCGCGTCCTTCATCGCCGACTGCATCTTCGACCAGGACAAGGCCAACAAGGTGCTCCCCATTGGAGGGCCCGGGAAGGCGCtcaccccgctggagcagggggaGATGCTGTTCCGGCTGCTCGGGCGCGAGCCCAAGTTCATCAAGGTGCCAATTCAGATCATGGATGGTGTCATCTGGGTGCTGGATGGATTGGCCAAGGTGTTCCCGGGCCTGGAGGACGCCGCCGAGTTCGGTAAGATTGGGAGGTACTATGCCTCGGAGAGCATGCTGGTGCTAGACCCGGAGACTGGAGAGTACAGCGACGAGCTGACGCCGAGCTACGGTACGGACACGCTAGAGCAGTTCTTCGACAAGGTGATAAGGGAAGGAATGGCGGGGCAGGAGCTCGGCGAGCAGACCATCTTCTAG
- the LOC124702427 gene encoding zinc finger protein CONSTANS-LIKE 13-like — protein sequence MGQEERQDGHPPAMDKEDDLPAGVACDYCSEARAAVYCRADSARLCLLCDRLVHAANAVCSRHARAPLCAACLSAGAVFRSSAGFLCSNCDFGMSPPLGTDRCTVQPYTGRPTAHDLAAVLGVPDFEKPKAARADEGWWDIWDEPHVFSMEDLIVPTTSVHGFQPLVTPSSPKNQSTPDGKANEEVIKQLRELAEAEGGGEQITPREEAEQAPHQLPSWTPSQYMNENGNFATDNSYEVTTMPTPGYENGGWNNGNYHALNDACKTEYEHEQAPVSSAEACLSSFVQMSELCPSMSNGSMMDDSHQANPSSGMPTQVFPKRGTFDVVAGPERDIVISRYKEKRRTRRFDKQVRYESRKARADSRLRVKGRFAKANQI from the exons ATGGGCCAGGAGGAGCGGCAGGACGGACACCCGCCGGCCATGGACAAGGAGGATGACCTCCCCGCCGGCGTCGCCTGCGACTACTGCAGCGAGGCGCGGGCGGCGGTGTACTGCCGCGCCGACAGCGCCAGGCTCTGCCTGCTCTGCGACCGCCTCGTGCACGCCGCCAACGCCGTCTGCTCCCGCCACGCGCGCGCCCCGCTCTGCGCCGCATGCCTCTCCGCCGGGGCCGTCTTCCGCTCCAGCGCCGGCTTCCTCTGCTCCAACTGCGACTTCGGCATGTCGCCGCCGCTCGGCACCGACCGCTGCACGGTGCAGCCCTACACGGGCCGCCCCACCGCGCACGATCTCGCCGCCGTCCTCGGCGTGCCGGACTTCGAGAAGCCCAAGGCCGCCAGGGCGGACGAGGGGTGGTGGGACATCTGGGACGAGCCGCACGTGTTCAGCATGGAGGACCTCATCGTGCCCACCACCTCTGTCCATGGCTTCCAGCCCCTCGTCACGCCGTCCTCCCCCAAG AACCAGAGCACCCCGGACGGAAAGGCCAACGAAGAGGTTATAAAACAGCTACGCGAGCTCGCCGAGGCCGAAGGCGGTGGTGAGCAGATAACACCTCGTGAGGAGGCGGAGCAAGCTCCCCATCAGTTGCCCTCTTGGACGCCATCGCAGTACATGAACGAAAACGGCAATTTTGCCACCGACAACAGCTATGAAGTCACAACCATGCCAACCCCTGGTTATGAG AATGGTGGATGGAACAACGGCAACTACCATGCCCTAAATGACGCTTGCAAGACCGAGTATGAACACGAGCAGGCTCCAGTCAGCTCAGCTGAAGCATGCCTGTCATCGTTTGTTCAGATGTCGGAGCTTTGCCCCAGCATGAGCAATGGTAGCATGATGGATGACAGCCACCAGGCAAATCCTAGCAGTGGCATGCCAACGCAAGTTTTCCCCAAACGGGGTACCTTTGATGTTGTTGCTGGCCCTGAACGGGACATTGTCATTTCACGCTATAAAGAaaagagaagaacaagaag GTTCGACAAACAGGTCAGGTATGAGTCCCGCAAAGCTCGTGCGGACAGCAGGCTGAGAGTCAAGGGGCGTTTTGCAAAGGCAAATCAGATATAA